The following are encoded together in the Actinobacillus lignieresii genome:
- the tolR gene encoding colicin uptake protein TolR, translating into MSYRRKRNDIKSEINIVPFLDVLLVLLLIFMATAPVISQSVEVNLPEDKHSQSVSNEDKTPVILQVADVGLYKLKIDGNFVQGSSGQEDLGEQEVIAYAGEAFQKDPNTLFLVAAEKNIPYEEVIKGIVLLKDAGIKNAGLMTQGK; encoded by the coding sequence ATGTCTTACCGTCGTAAACGTAATGACATTAAATCTGAAATCAATATTGTCCCTTTTTTGGACGTATTGCTTGTGCTATTGCTTATCTTTATGGCAACGGCTCCGGTCATCAGCCAAAGTGTTGAGGTTAATCTACCGGAAGATAAGCATAGTCAATCGGTATCTAATGAAGATAAAACTCCCGTCATTTTACAAGTTGCCGATGTCGGTTTATATAAACTGAAAATTGACGGTAACTTTGTTCAAGGCAGTAGCGGTCAAGAAGATCTCGGCGAGCAAGAAGTTATAGCATATGCCGGAGAGGCATTTCAAAAAGACCCTAATACACTCTTCCTTGTCGCTGCGGAAAAAAATATTCCTTATGAAGAAGTGATTAAAGGAATCGTACTTTTAAAAGATGCGGGTATTAAGAACGCAGGGTTAATGACCCAGGGCAAATAG
- the ybgC gene encoding tol-pal system-associated acyl-CoA thioesterase, with translation MNFPIRVYYEDTDAGGVVYHANYVCFFERARTEFLRQAGFSQQELLSKSFAFVVKKLEVDYKVPARLDDLLNVETTVLDLKKATIVFQQQVWKDDICLSSAIVTVASVDLTKMKPVAIPAEIRQALQAV, from the coding sequence ATGAATTTCCCAATTAGAGTGTATTACGAAGATACGGATGCGGGTGGTGTTGTTTACCATGCAAATTACGTTTGTTTCTTCGAACGCGCACGTACCGAATTTTTACGTCAAGCCGGTTTTTCTCAACAAGAATTATTAAGTAAGTCATTTGCCTTTGTGGTTAAAAAGTTAGAAGTCGATTATAAAGTGCCGGCTCGACTTGATGATTTACTGAATGTTGAAACGACTGTGCTTGACTTAAAAAAAGCAACAATTGTTTTTCAGCAACAAGTATGGAAAGACGATATTTGTTTAAGCTCGGCTATCGTTACTGTTGCCAGTGTTGATTTAACCAAAATGAAGCCTGTAGCCATTCCTGCCGAGATCAGGCAAGCTCTACAAGCGGTCTAA
- the tolA gene encoding cell envelope integrity protein TolA, translating into MKPKNDRLELAVIVSILLHALLIGLLILGSFFTKTTLEEAAGGSGGTGEEFEAVMVDTGQVAAEYGRLKSDKKGNAKPKVEEKEEPKPEEIVEDEPTPQEIAEEQAKEQQRIAMIEEQKKQEEQRKEEQRKKAEEKRQQEIEKQEQLKKEQAEEATRKKAAEAARLKAEAEAKNLEAAAKAAEEEKKAKEAQKKLEQQKKLEEQKQAEKEAKLKAEKEAKEKAEKEAKEKAEKEAKAKAEKEAKEKAEKEAKLKAEKEAKEKAEKEAKLKAEKDAKAKAEKEAKAKAAAEAKAKEADAAAKAAQAKNNKALDDFLSGGDIGGGSSKGGNKNTAGSQGNGNAKGIGDGRGSADTGYAQLIKKKLARTYRVDPSFSGRECQVKIFIDPAGNITNHQVLSGPDDICRAAVTAITSARNVPRAPNEETYNKYKSPIIKFGLKVL; encoded by the coding sequence GTGAAACCTAAAAACGACAGACTGGAACTGGCGGTTATAGTTTCAATTCTATTACATGCATTGTTGATCGGATTGCTTATACTCGGTTCATTTTTTACGAAAACTACGTTGGAAGAAGCTGCCGGCGGTAGCGGTGGAACCGGAGAAGAATTTGAAGCGGTGATGGTTGATACCGGGCAGGTTGCTGCCGAGTATGGGCGTTTAAAATCCGATAAAAAGGGTAATGCTAAACCGAAGGTAGAGGAAAAAGAAGAGCCGAAACCAGAGGAAATAGTAGAGGACGAACCTACACCTCAAGAAATTGCCGAAGAACAGGCGAAAGAACAACAACGCATTGCAATGATTGAAGAGCAGAAAAAGCAAGAAGAGCAACGCAAAGAAGAACAGCGTAAAAAGGCTGAAGAAAAACGTCAGCAAGAGATTGAAAAGCAAGAACAACTTAAAAAAGAGCAAGCGGAAGAAGCTACACGTAAGAAAGCTGCCGAAGCCGCTCGTTTAAAAGCTGAAGCGGAAGCTAAGAATTTAGAAGCTGCGGCAAAAGCGGCGGAAGAAGAGAAAAAGGCAAAAGAAGCTCAGAAAAAACTTGAACAGCAAAAGAAACTTGAAGAGCAAAAACAAGCTGAGAAAGAAGCGAAATTAAAAGCTGAAAAAGAGGCTAAAGAAAAAGCTGAAAAAGAGGCTAAAGAAAAGGCTGAAAAAGAAGCTAAAGCTAAGGCTGAGAAAGAGGCTAAAGAAAAAGCGGAAAAAGAAGCGAAATTAAAAGCTGAAAAAGAGGCTAAAGAAAAGGCTGAAAAAGAAGCGAAACTAAAAGCTGAGAAAGATGCGAAGGCTAAAGCTGAGAAAGAAGCTAAAGCGAAGGCGGCGGCAGAAGCGAAAGCCAAAGAAGCGGATGCGGCGGCTAAGGCTGCTCAAGCTAAGAATAACAAAGCGCTTGATGATTTCTTAAGCGGCGGCGATATTGGCGGCGGTTCCAGCAAGGGCGGCAATAAAAATACGGCGGGTTCTCAAGGAAACGGTAATGCTAAGGGAATAGGAGACGGAAGAGGTAGCGCCGATACGGGATATGCTCAGTTAATTAAGAAAAAATTAGCGCGAACCTATCGTGTAGATCCGAGTTTCAGCGGGCGTGAATGCCAAGTCAAGATCTTTATTGATCCGGCAGGTAATATTACTAACCACCAAGTATTATCGGGTCCTGACGACATTTGTCGTGCTGCAGTAACGGCGATTACTTCGGCAAGAAATGTTCCGAGAGCGCCAAATGAAGAGACTTATAACAAATATAAATCTCCGATTATTAAATTCGGTTTAAAAGTTTTATAA
- the tolQ gene encoding protein TolQ gives METEFNLVSLFMQASIVVKIVILILISFSILSWAVIIQCSRVLTEAKKNALAFENKFWSGEDLHRLHEGLENRRDGLNGSEQIFYAGFKEYMRLQQVNPDAPEATMKGSSRAMNLALNREVENLESYIPFLGTVGSISPYIGLFGTVWGIMHSFMGLSAVKQATLQSVAPGIAEALIATAIGLFAAIPAVMAYNRLSLRVNKLEQDYANFIDEFTTILHRQAFSKK, from the coding sequence ATGGAAACTGAATTTAATCTTGTCTCGTTATTTATGCAGGCAAGTATCGTGGTTAAAATTGTTATCTTAATTTTAATCAGCTTTTCAATTTTATCTTGGGCTGTGATTATTCAATGCAGCAGAGTATTAACGGAAGCGAAGAAAAACGCTTTGGCATTTGAAAATAAATTCTGGTCGGGTGAAGATCTACATCGTTTACATGAAGGCTTAGAAAATCGTCGTGACGGTTTAAACGGTTCCGAACAAATTTTCTATGCCGGTTTTAAAGAATATATGCGTTTACAACAAGTAAACCCGGATGCGCCTGAAGCAACGATGAAAGGCTCTAGCCGAGCAATGAATTTGGCACTTAATCGTGAAGTGGAAAATTTAGAAAGTTATATTCCGTTCTTAGGTACGGTAGGCTCGATTAGTCCGTATATCGGTTTATTCGGTACCGTATGGGGTATTATGCACTCGTTTATGGGATTAAGCGCGGTAAAACAAGCGACATTACAATCGGTTGCGCCGGGGATCGCGGAAGCGCTTATTGCAACGGCAATCGGTTTATTTGCCGCGATCCCTGCCGTTATGGCGTATAACCGTTTAAGCTTACGTGTAAATAAATTAGAGCAAGATTACGCAAACTTTATCGATGAGTTTACGACGATCTTACATCGTCAAGCATTCTCTAAGAAATAA